The Paenibacillus spongiae nucleotide sequence TTCCCGAACGTTTGGAACAGACTGCGAAGAAATTTCAAATTAAAAGGACATTTTCTTCCTTGGATGAATTATGCAAAAGTGATGTTGATGCGATTGCTCTTTATACGAATCGTCATTTGCACGGTCCGCATACGCTTCAAGCATTGCGCGCGGGCAAGCACGTGTATTGTGCTGTTCCGATGGCTTCTAATTTAGAAGATATACAAGCAATCATGGAAGAAGTGGACAGATCAGGATTAATATATATGACAGGTGAAACAAGTTACTATTATCCATCTACTATTTATTGCCGAAATCGCTTTAATAATGGGGACTTTGGTAATATTGTTTATGGCGAGGCCGCCTACCTGCATGATATGTCCCATGGATTCTATGATGCTTATAAACATTCTGATGGGGATCAATGGATGAAGGCCGCGGGGTTGCCACCGATGTATTATCCTACTCATTCGGTCAGTATGATATTATCGGTTACAGGGGCTTATGCGACCCAAGTATCCTGCTTAGGTTATGTCGACAAGCACCAAGATGGTATTTTTAAAGCAGGAGCGAATCATTGGGATAATCCATATAGCAATCAGACAGCATTAATGCGTACATCCGATGGTGCTTCGATGCGAATTAATGAATTCAGAAGGGTGGGCTGGACCGGTGTAGGGGAACGCAGTGTCCATTTGAGTTTATTCGGCACAGAAGGCACCTTTGAAGAACAGGCGAACGCCAGGGGATGGACATCACTTAAAGGGGACGACATTACGGACTTGTCTGCGCTGTTGGATTGTAATAAAGTCACCGTTGGAGAAGATTATGCGCATTTGAGCGAAAACCTGCAGCGCGATTTTTATTCCGGTGTTTCCAGTGTACACCCGATACATCGTTTGCCGACTGAGTTTATAGGACTACATAACGGACACGCAGGATCGCATCAATTTTTAGTCGATGATTTTGTGAAAGCAGTTACGGAGCATAAGCTGCCGCCGAATCATGCTTGGAATGCTGCAAGATATTGCGTACCTGGCCTCATTGCTCACGATTCATGCCAGCGCAATGGTGAAATGCTAAGTATTCCCGATTTCGGCGTCCCGTCCCTCACTAAATGGTGTTTGTTGGAGCCTGATAAGGCGAAATAAGAAATTGGAATGGATAAGTCAAGTCCTTATTAATGCATAGCAAAGACGGGCCAAGGGAAGGAATTCCCCGGCCTTTTTCTAATTAAAGATAGCCAAACACATAAAGATCCATCAGTAGGGGGGCTACAATGACTTTACAAGAGAGAACAGGCTGCTCTTAGAATTCGTGCAAGTTTATTAGATGACGATGATTCTGGATACCGTTTGCGGGATGGACTGTAATTTTTGCGAATTTGACATATGTATAAAATACTATGTAATCTACATTTACTTATTCGACAGGAAGCCCTAGTGTTGATGCGGGTTTTTATGGGTTGTGACACAATATATCAAATGCAAAGCTCGGGGTAGTGGAAACGCTGTCCTCTTTCGTCGTTCTTAAACTATAATACGGAATAGAAATATGGTAGAATTTCCAAGTAATAATTTCTACTTAGTATCAGTTTATCTTATAAGCCGAACTGGAGCATGATTGTAAAGCAGCTGAACAAGCTGGGCGGGTATTTTCTCGGAAACGCTTATTACGGAGGAGAGCCCCTTTGTTCGAGCCGGACGGATCGGATGAGGATGTGCTTCTGAGAGAGGGCGCTGCTGGACAATTACCTGGAAAGCGGTCAGCAGGAGGCCTTCTGTCAGGTGGTCGCCGAAATTTTCGATTGAAAAAATTATGCAACTACTAAAATTATGAATGAAAGAAGGTATAGAAGATGATACGAGAAATTAAAGAGCAATTCACTGAAGAGATCCTTACCGAAGCAATAAAGCGATATGACATTAATAATGACACCGTTCGTTTATTGGGCGGTTATGAAAGCTTTGTTTATGAATACCAGAAAAACAATGCATTTTTCATATTAAAAATCTCACATACAATTTAGAAGATCAAGAAATAATATACGGGGTGAAATTGAATTTTTAAATTTTTTGTCGAATAAAGGACTGGCAGTTTCAACTGCTGTTCCATCGACCAGGGGTAATATGGTTGAAGAAATTGCTGCAGAAAATGGTTCGTTCCTAGCCATTTCATACGAAATGTCTCTTGGAAAAGAAGTGTCGGATGAAGATTCATGCATTGCTGTATATTTATTTTCATCAAGCAAACGATGTGTCAAATTTGGATGAAGAATCAATGAACTGGTTAAAAGAGCTTCAACGAGTAGCCGCTTCTGATGACCCTATGCTGCCGATTGATTTTGTTCAAGAATTTAAAAGCATTTATAATAGTATTCATTAACCCGGGAGCATCGCATTTTACTAACGTGCTCGCGACTGTAATCGAACTGGAAAAGGGTACAAGATCTGGACGAGGCCGTTGTTAGTATGCCTGAATATTCTCATATTCAAACATATCTCAAATGTGGCCCAGAAAATTTCAAAGATGGTATAAAACATTTTTCTGAAGTGTTAACCTCTCTAGGGCTTGATTCGAAGTACTTCACAGTTGAACTTGAATGGGAGCTCTCTGACAACGGCTTCATGTACGTTGGCGGTGGCGCGAAAGCCCAGTTATATGTAAATAATGGGAACCGACTTCATATTCGTCCATATGTGATAGGATGGACCCCAGAAGTAATAAAAGAACTGCAAGAGTCTTGGTTGGAAGTTAGCTTACTGTTTTGGACAGAAGAAATTGAGCTTGATTGGCGAACCGGTCAATTAAAAGAGGAACATAAATCAGTTGTTTGGACGATGATGGAAAAGTTCTCAAAAGAATTTAGAGAAAGTGGAGTGTATTTCACCAACGAAGTCACGGACGGGAAACCATGGGAAGCTTTAATTTGTGGGAAAAAAGCAGAAGTTTGGACCTTCGATGCAGCTATTCTGCCGGAACATCTGATTAATTCATATTTAGATTCCCAACCTGAAATGTTCACTAGTATAAAAGCAAACAATATGTTTGTTGCCAGAAGATCCGTTTGGATGTCGGAGCCTTGGCTAAATTACTGATTGAGTTATCGGAGAACTTTAATTCAATTAGGACGAAGGCGTCAATTTAATGGATTCATTACCTTAGAGCTTACAGGCTGGTTAGCAACCAGCGGTGATTAATTTGATAGTCGAAATTGATGGTTATTTTGAAAATGCACTTCTTATCGGCAAGGCATGTTCTATTGCGGAATTAAGGAAAAAGTATTTAATGGCCAAAATCCATTGCACTAACATGAATGAATTCACAGATATCTTTTGCAGGCTGTTTCAATTTGAGCGTCTGCCTTCTTCTTTCGGGGATAAGGTTAGCGTGAATGTCGTAATTGATACCGATACTGACCATATTTATGTACCACGGCATTAAAATAACGGGACACGTTAGTTGAATTCCTTTTATTATGGTGGTGAGAAAAATAGATCACAGACGCTTGTTGAAGTTAAGGGTTTTTGAATTAATCTACATCATTATCGTGTGTTTGATTCTTATTGCACTTCTTGAAGGTATCTTATGGTACTACCATGCTTCAATTATTGTTTTAAGGATGGTCGTTATTATTGGTCTGTTATTTGCAATCAAAGCGGTTACTCCAGCAAATGACTGGTCAGTTTACAAGATCATTCCCTGGTTAAGAGAATTGAAAGATTATGAACGTGAACGTTTCAAGAAGACATTTAGACCTCACACCTCAACTAAGACATCAATTATTATCCATGGTGTCTTAGTTGTGATTACCTTCGTGTTACCGACGGAACAGGACCCAAGGCATATGACACTTTTTTTGGGAGACTGGTTATCCATCATGTGCTGGCTCTTGATTATGGTGATAGTAAATTGGTTTGTTAACAAAATAAAAGTGGATGCTGAGGTAGGAGAAAACATTAAGGGGTTTACATCATTAATCTACATTTTAGGTTTTTTATCAATATTGTTATGCATGTATTTCAGAAATTCTTTTGAAAAGCTATTCATCTACTTTATGAGTTAGGGTTGTGCGATCGGAGGTTTCTCCCGTGCAACTCCTATTTCATTTATTGAAGTAACGGGCAGTCGAACAACTAACGGGACACTATAGTTGAACGATCCAGGGAGCAGATCGCCGCGGCAACTGCTCCTTTTTCATTAAGCTAACGGGCAGATTTGTTGCGCTGAATCCCCCTTAAAGTTAGGAGAAAACAAGTTATCTTTTTTTGGCACACGACATAGGTTAAAGTGACTTGCTGTGTAAGGAAGGGTTCGGCGTGAGACTCATCAAAACCAGAGCGAGGGAGCAATTCGAAATGAAAAAGAAAAGCATCGCCTTGCTGATGGCGGCCTCAGCACTTTTCTCCATGTCGACCGGTGCCGTATGCGGATGCCTCGCCTGAGCGTCACCAGAGCTATCGCTGGTCTAGTCTCAACAATATGGAAGGAGGTCATCAAAATATGCAACGACCCCAGATATGGCACTATGGCCTTGTCGCGCAATCGTGGGCGAATGCCGGGACGGAAGTTGGTCCGGAAGCGGCGTACTACAGGAAGCTGATCGAGACTTCCGGACAACCGGCGCTTGATCTGGGCTGCGGCAGTGGACGCTTGTTGCTCCTCTTTTTGCGGGCTGGTCTGGATGTGGATGGCTGCGACTACTCGGAGGATATGCTTGCAGTCTGCCAGGAGCGAGCAGCAAAGCAAGGCCTTTCACCCCGGCTCTATGCGCAGGCAATGCACGAGCTGGATCTGCCCCGGCGCTACAGGACGATATTTGCCTGCGGGGTGATTGGTCTCGGTGGAGAGCATCGTCTGACTATGCAGGCAATGCAGCGCTGCCATGAGCATCTACGTCCAGGCGGCACGTTCGCATTCAACTATGCGGTGCGATGGAACGATCCGCCCGCTTGGCTGGCGAGGTTGTCTGAGTACAGGCGGGCTGAACCCGAGGGATGGCCCGCATCCAGTGAGCGCCAGCGCCTGGCCGACGGTACGGAGCTGGAATTAGCTGCCCGGACACTTGAGACAGATCCCTTGGAGAACGTCGCCACCCGTCAGATGCGAGTCCGGCTGTGGCACGAAGGAGACCTTATCAAAGAGGAAGTTCACACGCAAAGGTTGGATGACTATACGAAGAACGAGTTGGTGTTGATGCTTGAGCGCGCAGGCTTCAGCGACATACAGATCTTTGGAGATTTCAGCGACGAACCAGCTACCGCAGACCACAAAGAACTGATCTTTATCTGCCGAAAGTAAAATCGCGTCCCAATGTCCTGAGCCAGGAATTGTGCGAGCAGGAGTCTATAGGGAACGACGAATTCCTATGCAGCCGTTACGCTAACGGGACACTATAGCTTAACAATCACCAGGACGAGGCTGATGTTAAGAAACGGCAGCCTCGTTGAGCTAACGGGCAGTTTACGTTAATTACGAGTGGGTTTTCAAGTATTATGCAGGTTGCTAATATACACGATTGACATCTGAATTCTAACTGGCTACAATAACAATAATTAGGAAATGATTTAAATGAAATCAATGAATGAACAAAATATGCTACATTTCGTTCAGAGAGGGATGTTTTGGTGTGAAATCCTACGAAACTTAGTATGTTGCCGGTTCAGGAGTGCGGTTAATGCCCGCCGGTTTGACTCGTTATAGTCAATTGAGCTGATTGTATCGCTAAATGCGAAGACAATAACTTGGGTGGTACCGCGATTAATTCGTCCCAATCTTGGGGCGTTTTTTTGTTGTCTAAAATAGAGTAAAAGGAGAAATATCAATGAAACTGTATACATCTGAAGAGATTAGAGCGAAGTATATTCAGTTTTTTCAAGAAAAAGGTCATGCCGTCATTTCTAGCGCTTCCGTTATACCCGATAACGATCCCACCGTATTGTTTACGACAGCGGGCATGCACCCGCTGGTGCCCTATTTACTTGGAGAGAAGCATCCATCTGGAACGAGGTTAACCAATGTTCAGAAGTGTATACGTACTGTGGATATAGATGAAGTCGGTGATGATCGTGGAGTTGGGAGTTCGTCACTTCGCCGAACTGGCTCGATATACCCAAGCATAAAATTGCGGTTACTGTATTCGAAGGAGATGATGATGCTCCCCGTGATCAGGAGTCGTACGAGATATGGTGTGCATTAGGTCAATGTGAGGAAGAGATCTTCTTCTTGCCTAAAGCCGATAATTGGTGGGGGCCAGCAGGTCAAACAGGTCCTTGCGGTCCCGATACGGAAATCTTCATTATCTCGGATAAAGAACGTTGCGGTCCTACATGTTCGCCAGCATGTGGATGTGGGCGCTATGTTGAATTCTGGAATAATGTATTTATGAAATATAACAAAACGGCGGAGGGAAAGTTTGAACCGCTTGATCAAAAAAACGTCGATACGGGAATGGGCTTAGAGAGAGTGCTAGTCGCTTTGAATGGAGGAACAGTCTATGATAGCGACCTGTTTACTACGATATTCTCACGAATTGCAGAACTGTCGGAGACGGCATACGAAAATCAACCCAAAGCGTATCGAGTTGTTGCGGATCATACCCGCACGGCAGTATTTATCCTTGGTGATAATTACGGCATTACTCCGTCTAATGTCGACCAAGGCTATGTGCTGCGAAGATTGATTCGCCGAGCTGTTAGATTCGCAATGCAATTGAGTATTCAAGAAGGCGGTCTAGCGGATATCGCTAGCGCTGTGATTGACAAGTACGAGCTAATATACCCAGAGTTGCAAAGCAATCGCGATAAAATTATTAGGGAACTCCAGGCGGAAGAAGCTCGTTTTCAAAAAACGCTCGCGCAGGGACTTCGTGAATTCGATAAGCTTTCGATTTCATTAGTAAATGGTCAAATAGACGGTGCAGCTGCATTCAAACTTTATGATACGTATGGGTTTCCCATCGAATTGACCATAGAACTGGCAACAGAGCGTTCCATCGCCATCGATCTGGAAGGATATCTAGAGAAATTTCAGAAGCATAGAGAGTTATCTCAAGCCGGAGCAACCCAAAAGTTTAAAGGCGGTTTAGCAGATAATTCTGCACAGACGGCAAATCTGCATACGGCAACTCATCTTCTGCATGCTGCACTACGAAAGGTTCTCGGAGATGAGGTGGCGCAAAAGGGCAGCAATATAACGGCTGAGAGACTGCGCTTTGATTTTTCGTTCCATCGTAAAATGACTGAAGAAGAGATCGTGGCAACCGAGCAGCTGGTCAATGAAGCGATTGCCGAAGGCGTCGGGATTACGTTCGAAGAGATGACGCTTGAAGATGCACATAGAACAGGGGCTATTGGTCTATTCGAGAGCAAGTATGGCCAGATGGTAAAAGTATATACGATGGGCAAATTCTCCAAAGAGATATGCGGCGGTCCTCACGCGGTGAATACGGCTGACCTTGGTACTTTTAAAATTGTTAAGGAAGAGAGCTCGTCTTCTAGCGTAAGGAGGATAAAGGCAGTACTTGAAAGCACTGATGCTTTACGCTAACGAGGAACGTTAGTTCAATAAAACAGCAGAAGGATCCGCCGCGGCGGATCCTTTTCGCTTTCATAAGCACAAGAATGGCCCTACAAGATTTTTCATTTTCTTGGCAGCTGCACCGGCTGCTCCTTTGACTTGCTCACAAAATACTATGTAATCTACATTTACTAATTCAACAGAAAATACTATTGTTGGTGCATATTCTTATGGATTGTGACACAATATATTAAAGTCATAAATGGGGGCAGCGGAGTGCTGTCCTTTTTAGTCGTTTTGATATATGTCGAACTTGAATTGGTATCGAGTTATTGAATTATAGGGATTAGTATAATAAATCATGCTAATATAGAGTTTGAAGTGATCGGTTCGGTTATGAATGGTTATTGGGGGAGAAAATGAAGACAGATTGGGTTTACATAAAAGAAGAATACGAAAAACTTATTAACTTAGATGCCAACGCGGATGGTGCCGAGAAAAGGCGCCGGGGATTTAATTTCGAGCGTTTACTGAATAAGCTTTTTAACCACGAACAACTCGAACCGCGCACAGGCTACAGACCGTTAGGGGAGCAGATTGACGGCTCTATTTATCTCGACGGACGTATATACCTGCTGGAAGCCAAATGGCATGCAGACCCGTTACCAGCATCAACCCTCTATCAGTTCAAGGGCAAGGTCGAAGGTAAGTTGGCAGGTACAATTGGAATTTTTATTTCAATGTCAGGATATGCAGAGGACGCCGTTGATGCACTCGTTTTAGGCAAGACGCTCAACATAATTTTACTCGACAAACGAGACTTGGATGCCGCGATTGCTCGTGACAATGGATTCACAAATATTCTCAAACTCAAGCTCCGTAAGGCAACTGAGGAAGGTGCAATTTATTTCCCTTCTGAAGGGGAATTCGTAACTGCCAAAAATAAACAACTCGTTGAGATAGACCATCTTCACTACGACCGTGTAACAGGCGGGGTATTGGCGACGCGGGTTGTCGATGCGACTACCGCAGATTTGTTAATCGTGTGCGAAGGTGATACTGATCGTGAGGTGATTGCTACACTGTCTGAAAGGATTCTAGGTAATGCCGGCTCGAATAGATCGATCAAAATTATTATTGCTATGGGAAAGATCACAATTCCTCGTTTGGCAAACGCTTTATGGAACACTTTCTATTCCGAATCTAAAGTGTTAATAGTGACTGATGGTGACGGAGATCCCGTTAGGACAAAAGAGATGTTGGTGAAAGGCCTCGAATTTAACGAATGGATATCTGCGATTCCCAATCCTTCTATTGAAGTCTGGCTTGACCTTGATGTTAACCAGCTAAAAAAAATGGGCTCAAAGTATCGCATTGAGCAATCTAGACAGGCAGCTAGTAATCTAGACATTGAGGAACTGCAGAAAAGAGACGAGCAGTTCGCACGGTTTCATGATGCAATCCTTGGTAAAGATTGATGGTGCTACAACAGCGGAAAAATATCCGCTGTTTTTTAATTTTACGGACAGAAGAATAAGTACTCTGTTATTTTTACGGGTAATGCATACGCTGTCATATTTCGCCGATTTAACAGATTTATTGTATTTAAGAATTATGGTAGAATTTCCAATAAGAACAGTATATTTGTAGCTTTAAATTGGGGGCATGATTATGCATATATCTAGTCTGAAAATAAGGAACTTTCGTAATTTCAGAAAAGCTTGCTTTGTTTTTAAAGAAGGCGTAAACACGATAATTGGGGCAAATGGTTCTGGTAAAACAAATGCCTTATTCGCATTAAGACTTATTATTGATGAAAACTTACCAAGATCCTCAACGAATTTAATAGATACTGATTTTAATCGCTCACTTACAAATTGGCGTGGACATTGGATTGTAATTAGCCTCCACTTTGATAATCTCTCAAATGACGATTCTTCACAAGCTCTTATTTTTCAAGGTACCCATACAAGTGACAATAACGGATCATTAAATTTATATTTTAGACCTAAATATGAAGTACGCAAGCGATTATTTGAAATGAGTCAGGATTTTTTTGATGACGCACATTTCATAGAATATCTTTCTACTTTGAAGATAAATAACTATGAATCTGTTTTATATGGTAGGGGAACAGCTGATTTCAGTAATGATGAGGTTTATTCTTCAATTGTTGGGGATTTCACAAACTTCAATTTTCCAGACCCTGACAATGAAGACAGTAGTCTACTCGGTACACCAGCTAACCAATATATCTTCAAAAATGATTTTGCTTGTACTTATGCGAAAGCGTTAAGGGACGTTATAGGCGACTTGAAAAATCCTAGAACTTCACCATTGCTAAGATTATTGAGTAATCTCAATATTAATGAGACGAGCACAGAAACTGTAAGTAATACGATTAGAGATTTAAATTGGCATATAACTAACTTACCTGAAATCAGAGAATTGGCTATGGGAGTATCCGAATCATTACATAAAACAGTAGGTCATACATATGCTCCCCGAATAGAGATTAACTCTAATTTGTCTGATGATTTCAAACATACCTTAAAAGCATTGCATATCAAGGCAGGAGAGCTTATTGGAGAAGATTATATTGGTGATCTACACGAGATGAGTCTTGGTGGGGCCAATTTACTCTATCTAGCACTTAAACTAGAAGAATACAATAGGCTTGATCATGATCAAAATAAAGCAGCACATTTCTTATTAATTGAAGAACCTGAAGCACATTTACATAACCATATTCAAAAAACTTTGTTTCAGAAATATCATTATCATGAAAATACTCAAATTATTTTAACCACACATTCTAGCCATATTTCTTCTTCTTGTTCTCTTAATAATGTAAATATAGTTTATATAGAAGATAACTATTGCGAAGTTTCACAACCAAGTAGGGGGCTAGAGGATAACGAAGTAAGAAGGATTGAACGGTATCTAGATGCGACAAGATCGACACTATTGTTCGCAAAGTCGGTGATCCTTGTTGAGGGAGATGCTGAGTTAATTCTGATTCCTGAGATGGTGAAGAAGGCATTTGGCATATCATTAGATGAGATCGGAGTTAGTCTAATTAATGCCGGCAGTACACAATTCACAAATATTGCAAATCTGTTCTCGACTGAACGAATCAGAAGAAAGTGTGCAATTGTTACAGACAATGATCTTTCAATAGTCCCATTAGATGACGATAGTTATGAGGATAAAGAATTCCAAAAAAAATGTAAGAACTCTCAAGAGTCAGGGGAACTACGCAAACAAAAGCTAAATGAGTTCTGTAATAACAATGATTTCATCGAAGCTTATTATGCTACCAGTACTTTTGAAGTGGAGTTAATTAAAGTAGGAAATAAAAACTATATTGAGAATGTAATTCGAAGTGATATTTACTCACGCGTGAGTGATCAAAATGCCTCAATTGAAAAAATCAGAAGCTCAGAGCCTAGTATTTTTGGTAAAGAAATATTACGTTTAGCAAACAAAGAAGGAAAAGGTTGGTTGGCCTTAGCAATTGCTGCTCGTATAGATAATGATATTGTAATTCCCGATTATTTACTTAAGGCACTGGCATTTGTATCCTCCCTGAAAGAAGGGCACTTAATTTCAATTATTCAGTACCGCTTAGGTAGTGAGTACATAGGATTTCTAGAAACTGTAAAATTCATTTATGGTGAAAACCCATCTGAGGTTGAAATTATTGATTCGTTTTGCCAATTGAATAGTACGAGTCTTACAGCAAAGTTTATTACTATGAGGAGGAGATATCTTGAATCTCCTTAATTCATTAAATACAGAGCAAAAGGAAGTTGTCGAATACAATGACCACTTATTAGTTATTGCTTGCCCTGGTAGTGGAAAGACGAGAACATTAGTTGCAAAGTTAATTTCTGAGGGAACAAGACTCAAGAAAAATGAAAAAATCGCAGCAATTACCTACACAAACTTAGCCGCTGAAGAGATTGCGCTAAGACTAGAAGCTAATTGTGTAGATGATAAATTTTATTGGGGAGGTACTATCCATTCCTTTTGTGCGAATTGGATAATAAAGCCTTTTTCGCATCTGGTTGAGGAATTAAAGTATGGATATACCTTAATT carries:
- a CDS encoding restriction endonuclease, with translation MKTDWVYIKEEYEKLINLDANADGAEKRRRGFNFERLLNKLFNHEQLEPRTGYRPLGEQIDGSIYLDGRIYLLEAKWHADPLPASTLYQFKGKVEGKLAGTIGIFISMSGYAEDAVDALVLGKTLNIILLDKRDLDAAIARDNGFTNILKLKLRKATEEGAIYFPSEGEFVTAKNKQLVEIDHLHYDRVTGGVLATRVVDATTADLLIVCEGDTDREVIATLSERILGNAGSNRSIKIIIAMGKITIPRLANALWNTFYSESKVLIVTDGDGDPVRTKEMLVKGLEFNEWISAIPNPSIEVWLDLDVNQLKKMGSKYRIEQSRQAASNLDIEELQKRDEQFARFHDAILGKD
- a CDS encoding alanine--tRNA ligase-related protein, with amino-acid sequence MKLYTSEEIRAKYIQFFQEKGHAVISSASVIPDNDPTVLFTTAGMHPLVPYLLGEKHPSGTRLTNVQKCIRTVDIDEVGDDRGVGSSSLRRTGSIYPSIKLRLLYSKEMMMLPVIRSRTRYGVH
- a CDS encoding ATP-dependent nuclease yields the protein MHISSLKIRNFRNFRKACFVFKEGVNTIIGANGSGKTNALFALRLIIDENLPRSSTNLIDTDFNRSLTNWRGHWIVISLHFDNLSNDDSSQALIFQGTHTSDNNGSLNLYFRPKYEVRKRLFEMSQDFFDDAHFIEYLSTLKINNYESVLYGRGTADFSNDEVYSSIVGDFTNFNFPDPDNEDSSLLGTPANQYIFKNDFACTYAKALRDVIGDLKNPRTSPLLRLLSNLNINETSTETVSNTIRDLNWHITNLPEIRELAMGVSESLHKTVGHTYAPRIEINSNLSDDFKHTLKALHIKAGELIGEDYIGDLHEMSLGGANLLYLALKLEEYNRLDHDQNKAAHFLLIEEPEAHLHNHIQKTLFQKYHYHENTQIILTTHSSHISSSCSLNNVNIVYIEDNYCEVSQPSRGLEDNEVRRIERYLDATRSTLLFAKSVILVEGDAELILIPEMVKKAFGISLDEIGVSLINAGSTQFTNIANLFSTERIRRKCAIVTDNDLSIVPLDDDSYEDKEFQKKCKNSQESGELRKQKLNEFCNNNDFIEAYYATSTFEVELIKVGNKNYIENVIRSDIYSRVSDQNASIEKIRSSEPSIFGKEILRLANKEGKGWLALAIAARIDNDIVIPDYLLKALAFVSSLKEGHLISIIQYRLGSEYIGFLETVKFIYGENPSEVEIIDSFCQLNSTSLTAKFITMRRRYLESP
- a CDS encoding class I SAM-dependent DNA methyltransferase — its product is MQRPQIWHYGLVAQSWANAGTEVGPEAAYYRKLIETSGQPALDLGCGSGRLLLLFLRAGLDVDGCDYSEDMLAVCQERAAKQGLSPRLYAQAMHELDLPRRYRTIFACGVIGLGGEHRLTMQAMQRCHEHLRPGGTFAFNYAVRWNDPPAWLARLSEYRRAEPEGWPASSERQRLADGTELELAARTLETDPLENVATRQMRVRLWHEGDLIKEEVHTQRLDDYTKNELVLMLERAGFSDIQIFGDFSDEPATADHKELIFICRK
- a CDS encoding alanine--tRNA ligase; protein product: MAVTVFEGDDDAPRDQESYEIWCALGQCEEEIFFLPKADNWWGPAGQTGPCGPDTEIFIISDKERCGPTCSPACGCGRYVEFWNNVFMKYNKTAEGKFEPLDQKNVDTGMGLERVLVALNGGTVYDSDLFTTIFSRIAELSETAYENQPKAYRVVADHTRTAVFILGDNYGITPSNVDQGYVLRRLIRRAVRFAMQLSIQEGGLADIASAVIDKYELIYPELQSNRDKIIRELQAEEARFQKTLAQGLREFDKLSISLVNGQIDGAAAFKLYDTYGFPIELTIELATERSIAIDLEGYLEKFQKHRELSQAGATQKFKGGLADNSAQTANLHTATHLLHAALRKVLGDEVAQKGSNITAERLRFDFSFHRKMTEEEIVATEQLVNEAIAEGVGITFEEMTLEDAHRTGAIGLFESKYGQMVKVYTMGKFSKEICGGPHAVNTADLGTFKIVKEESSSSSVRRIKAVLESTDALR
- a CDS encoding Gfo/Idh/MocA family protein — encoded protein: MGFKIGVVGTGFASSFIPLFQAHPLVDEVVLAELIPERLEQTAKKFQIKRTFSSLDELCKSDVDAIALYTNRHLHGPHTLQALRAGKHVYCAVPMASNLEDIQAIMEEVDRSGLIYMTGETSYYYPSTIYCRNRFNNGDFGNIVYGEAAYLHDMSHGFYDAYKHSDGDQWMKAAGLPPMYYPTHSVSMILSVTGAYATQVSCLGYVDKHQDGIFKAGANHWDNPYSNQTALMRTSDGASMRINEFRRVGWTGVGERSVHLSLFGTEGTFEEQANARGWTSLKGDDITDLSALLDCNKVTVGEDYAHLSENLQRDFYSGVSSVHPIHRLPTEFIGLHNGHAGSHQFLVDDFVKAVTEHKLPPNHAWNAARYCVPGLIAHDSCQRNGEMLSIPDFGVPSLTKWCLLEPDKAK